The genomic stretch AGTTTGCCACTGGGCGCATTAATCAGACTATAGTAGTGTAACAGATAGTCAACATGGACATGCATTGCTCCATTATCGTTTCCATAATTGCTGGACGACCATGCTAACGCCGCATCCCATGCCGTCTTTTCTCCCATCCATATTTTGCCGCTGATTCCTGTCGGTTCGCCCAGAATGATGCCTAAGCCGAACTTGCCTTGCGCTGACGCGAAGCTGAAAAAAGACAATGCCACTAATCCAGAAAAGAGAAACCGCTTAATCACAAATACTCCTTTTTGTTGTCAAATTACAAATAAACCTTATGAAATTTATATAATATTTCATTTAATCAAAAGTAATATCTCACTCCGTGATTTCCTGTAAAAAGAATGTTTTAGTCATGTAAGAGAATCCGATTTGTTTTCTGAAATTCGGCTTTGATATTTTTACAAATCCCGTAGTTTCCCAATTTACAATCTATGATTTTTGTCAAAATGGCGTTCCCGCTATTGGCAAAAATAACTCATAAATTCTGAATTAGTCAACCTACACAAATTGCCACTGATTTTTGGAAAAGCCTTTCCTTTTCGAGCGTAAAACCCTTAAATTTCTAAAGTGTAAAAACAAGAATGAGAGATTATGAGAATTGGAATTAGACGAGAAGACAAGAACGAATGGGAAGCGCGTACGCCGCTGATACCCGAACAAATCGCAGAGTTGCTCCAGAATCCAGAGATGGAATTCATCGTTCAACCTTCGTCGATTCGCACTTATTCTGATGATGATTACGCTCGATCGGGAGCAGTTGTTCAGGAAGATCTATCCGGTTGCAACATCGTTTTTGGTATCAAAGAATTTCCGACCCAATTTCTCCAGCCTTCCAAAATCTACATTTTCTTTTCTCACACGATCAAAGGTCAACCTTACAATATGGCAATGCTAAAACGTTTGGTCGAACTAAGAGACACACTTATCGATTATGAAAAGATCGTCGATAACAACGGTCGGCGCTTGGTTTTTTTCGGGAGATTTGCCGGAATTGCCGGTATGATTGACACCTTTTGGGCGTTCGGTCAACGTCTGCAGTCTGAAGGCATTCGAACCCCTTTTGCAAAAATTCAGCAGGCGCGATTCTACGCTAATCTTGACGACGCAAAATCGAAATTGAAATTCATCGGCAATGAAATCGTTGGAAATGGACTTCCTCATTTAACACATCCGCTGATTTTCGGCATCACCGGTTACGGTAATGTTTCTCGGGGCGCGCAGGAAATTTTAGACCTCTTCCCTATCATCGAAATCAAACCCAACGAAATTGCTTCGCTGTGGAAAAATCCGAACTTCAGCCCTAATCATTTATATAAGGTCGTTTTCAAAGAAGAACATTTAGTCAAACCGATACGTTCCGATGCGGTTTTTGGCCTACAGGACTATTACAAGCATCCGGAAAAATATGAATCGAAATTCGACGATTACTTGCCCTATCTTACTGTCATCGTCAATGCGATTTACTGGGACAAAATGTATCCGCGATTGGTTACCAAGAAATATCTCAAAACAGCAGAACTCGAGAATCGCTCACTTCCGCTAAAAGTCATCGGCGATATCACGTGCGACGTGGAAGGCTCGATCGAATGCAACATTCAGGATTCGAATCCGGGAAATCCCGTCTACGTTTACGAGCCAGTTTCACAGACAATCCAATACGGTCATAAAGGAAAAGGCGTCGTCGTGTTGGCGGTCGATAACTTACCGTGCGAATTGCCAAAAGAATCATCATCCATTTTCAGCAACATACTAAAAGAATTCATTCCGGCACTCTCAAAGACCGATTTTTCCGTCTCGTTCGAAACGCTTCAATTATCGCCGGAACTAAAAAGGGCGACGATCCTACTTAATGGTGAATTCACGCCAGAATTCAAATACATGGAAAAATTTATAGCATAAACGCATAGCAACATGGTAAATCTTATTAGTCAAATTGTTAATTTTAGGAGGAAAATCGAATGAAGAAAGTTTTGGTTTTAGGAGCCGGTCTCGTATCGAAACCGTTGGTCAGATATCTACTTGACATTCCGGAATTCACCGTCAAAGTTGCAACCCGCACCGTCAATAAAGCGGAAAAACTGATTGCGGGTCACCCCCGCGGGACAGCGCTGGCACTCAACGTCAATGACACAGATCAATTGAAAAATCTAGTTAAAGAATGCGATCTGGCAATTTCTCTTCTACCTTACACATATCATGTTAAAGTCGCGGAAATGTGCATAGAATATAAGAAGCATTTAGTCACGACTTCCTATATCAGTCCGGCTATGAAAGCGTTGGACGCGCAAGCGAAATCGGCAGGCGTTCTATTATTGAACGAGACAGGCGTCGATCCTGGCATCGACCACATGTCGGCCATGCGGATCATTCACGGTGTCGAGAAAAAGGGCGGAAAAATCGTCAGCTTTCGTTCATACTGCGGCGGACTTCCCGCGCCAGAAGCCAACACCAATCCATTTGGTTACAAATTTAGCTGGAGCCCACGTGGTGTATTGATGGCTGGCAGAAATGACGCAAAATTTATGGAAGATGGAAAGATCGTTGAGATTCCCGGAAAAAACCTCTTCAAAAACCACAAACCGCTGGAAGTTGAAGGACTCGGAACGTTTGAAATTTATCCGAACCGCAATTCCCTTCCTTATATTGAAACCTATGGTTTGAAAGACATCAAAACGATGATTCGCGGGACGATCCGGAATATCGGTTGGTGCGACACACTATTCTGCGTCGCCAAACTCGGCTTGCTGAGTGATGAAAAACGCGACGATTTAAAAGGCATGACCTTCAAGAAATTATTATTCACTCTCATTAATTCCGACGGTTGCGATGCCCGTGTGGAATTAGCCAGATTCCTCAGCGCCGATGCTACCAAACAAGTTTTGGACAATCTGGAATGGTTAGGACTTTTTAGCGACGAACCGTTACCCGAAGCAGAACCGACATTGCTGGATGTCATGACAGCTCAATTCCTGAAACTTATGTCGTTCGGTGAAAAAGAGCGTGATTTAATTATTCTGATCCATGAATTCATCGCCGAATATCCAAACGACAAAAAAGAAAGAATCACTTCCACGCTGATCGATTTCGGAATTCCCGGCGGGGACTCTTCGATGGCGCGAACGGTAAGTCTTCCGGCGGCGATCGCCACACGGATGATTCTTCAAGGAGAGATTAAATTGACGGGCGTTCACGGACCCGTATTGCCGGAAATTTATAATCCGGTACTAAATGAACTCGAAAAAATGAACATCGTCTGCAAAGAAAAAGTCTTCGCCCTTTAATTTTAAATCCAATCGACAGCCTGCCGGGGTCAACTAAATTTCGGCAGGCTGTTTCATTATCCGAACCAGCGCTTGTTTCATCGGCGTTTCGTGGAACTTTTCCTTAGATAATTTTCCATAATTTCCCTATTATTGGAAAGTGAATGAAGAGGTTAAAATGAATAAAAAATTTATTGTTGATTTTCAGGAAAATGAGACCATCTCTAGTTACTTTTGCGTTCTGACCAAATCGTTGAAAAAAACAAAAGACGGCAAAGATTACATCAGCCTTGAACTCACTGACAAAACGGGCAAAATCGATGCGAAAATCTGGGACAGAGCCGCCGAGTTCAACGATAAATTCTATCAGGGAGACGCCGTCGCGGTCAAAGGTCAGATTGTTTCTTACAACGATTTGCCTCAGATCAAAATCGACTTGATTCGCCAGGCGTCGGAAGAAATCGACAAGTCACACGGTTTCGATCTTTCCGATCTGATCCCAATCACCAGTAAAGATATCAATCAGATGTGGAGCGACGTTCAGGAAACGATCGAATCCATCAGCGAGGAATCACTGAAATTGCTCGCTCGGTCAGTTTATCAGAAATATGAAACTCAACTTAAAAGACATCCCGGTTCAATGGTTCTTCATCATGCTTATCTTGGCGGACTGCTTGAACATGTTCACTCAATGTGCAATTTAGCCTTTCACGTCTGTGATACTTATCCCGAACTCAACCGCGACCTCGTTCTTACCGGCATTTTACTGCATGACATCGGAAAACTCGTTGAACTAAAATTCACGACGGTCGGTTCATATTCCGATGAAGGATATTTGCTGGGACACATCGTTATCGGAAGAGACATGTTACGCGAAGCGGCCGCGCAGATTGCCAATTTCCCGGAGCGGTTATTGCTAAAACTCGAACACATCATTCTATCTCATCACGGAAAATTGGAATGGCAATCGCCGCGAGAACCTCTTTTCCCTGAGGCTCTTATCGTTTACTACATCGATGAAATAGACACGCGCTTGTTTCAAATGAAACACGAAATCGAAGCGGATTCTTCTGACGGAAATTGGACATCGCGCAACAATTATTTCAAAAGAAGTCTCTATAAAGGTGAATGATTTAAGATTTTATGGATAAACACACGCAAAATATCGCATTTACAGGAATTTTTATCGGTCTAATCCTTGGCGTCGGTTATGCTCTTGCCTTCATTCCAAACGTCGAACTCATCACCGCTATGGTTTTTATGTCTGGCGTATTGATGGGATTGAGACGTGGAATTCTGATCGGATGCGTCGGAGAATTTCTCTTTTCAGCTCTAAATCCGGTAGGTTCCGGAATTCTGTTCCCTCCCATGCTGATCGCGCAAATCATTTCGGTGGGAATCATCGGAGCGGCTGGCGGAATTTTTGGCAATTTCGTTCTTTCGTGGAAACCAAATCCGACTCACGTGTGTATTATCGCTCTATTAGGCGCAACGCTGACTCTTCTCTACGATATTCTCGTTTCAGTAGCCTTCCCGATCTCCGCCGGATTCAATCTCAAGGCAATTGGAACAACATTAATTGCCGGAATTGCTTTCAGCGTAGTTCATCTCGTTATCAACACATTGATTTTCATCTTCATCGTTCCGATTGCATCGCAGAAAGTTTATGTGGCAATTTCCTACTTTCACTCAGACGAAAAAAAATGACCAAACATTCGCTTACCAGATTGATAAATGTATTTTTGACGGTTACAATCGTTCAATCTGCAGGCTTTACGCAAACAAAAGCCATCCCCGATTTGATGTTGTATGACCGATTGTTTTCCGGCTCGAGTTGGTTTTCACTCCCGTCGGACGATTATGGGACTAACGGCGCGGTTTCGCTTCTGAATCTGCCGTCCGGCGCAATATTTTTTCGCATGAACGGACTGAAAATAGAAGATCCGCTTTTTGGGCAGTTGCCGACTTCATGGTTCAATATTCGACATTCTATCTCGAAATTCGACAAATCCGGCAGAACGACGACATTCTCGCCGGTTTATTCAGACTCTGGTAAACTCGCCTCCGGTTTTGACTATTTCAAAGGTGATTATGGATTTTTGGATTTCGCGCTCCATCTAAACGGCGGAATCGGAAACAACGTTCGATGGCGGTTTGTTGGCAGTAACGCGGCATACGACGGCGCATCATTTCTTCTCGGTTCGATACCTTCAAACTATGGCGAAAGTGTATCGCAGTCGTTCTTGTTTGATGTTCATTCACGACGGAATGATTGGCAGTTCGACTATGGCGCGTCATACCAAAAATATATTCCCGGGAAAACGGCACCGTCTGTTGTCGGGTCTGTGAGCGGGATTTCCTATCTGAATTGGGGATATGGAGGAAAATTGAAAGAGTCCCGGGCTGGCATGTCGTTTATCGCATCGAGTGGAACGGCTTCGGATTCTTTTGCGATCGGCGCGCAGGTTTCGTCGTTCCTATACGGCAATCACGCTTCGGAAGACCGGTGGTGGTTCGATGCGACGGGCTACCAGTATTCCGGTTTGATTGTAAAGACGCTGACCAGCGGAAAAAACCGCCTCGTTTTCTCATTCGAGCCGGACGTACAAAACGTTTACTCTGAATCGTTCACTTCCCAAAAATTGACAACGCTGACCGGTAACATCCAGTTAGAGCGTCCGCTTGGACGAACTTTTATTTCGATGACGCCGGGATTCGTAAATCATGAGGTGACGTGGAATTTGTCTGCCCGCCGCAATCTATATAATCGGCTGGGACTTCATGCTGAAATTCTACGAGATTATGTGTTTTACCCGAACATCTTCTTCACAAATCCTAATAACACACGCCTGAACAAACCGCCGAAAGAAGGATTTGGATTCTGGCTCGCTTCAATCTCGGCGGATCATCGCTCCAAATTCATCGGATTGGTCAGCGAATTCGGTTTCGTCAATTCCGATTTCAATATTCCCTACCAAAATTCCAATTCGGACACGATAATTCAATTTATAGTCAAATCGCTGAACACTGCCTATTTTACTGAAGACTTATCACTCTTGCTTCCATGGAAAATGACGCTTCGTTCCAAAACCACCTTTCTGCCATCGCCGGACGTTGATGATTTTCTACAACTGCAAACGTGGGGACAGATGGCGCAGGCGATTCCGCTTTTTCACGGAAATCTGAAGTTGTATTTGGCAGGCGAATTTACATATCAGTATGGTGGAAATTCCTTGGTATGGTTTGATGAATTGCGCAGTGTAGGAATCAGCGGCACGCGATATTATACTAATGAACGACTCAATTTTAATATCCGTATTGGCGGAAATATAGATGATTTTCATATTTTTTACGTGATCTATAACGCGGAAGGAAGGTTTTTCTCAACGCTTGGCAAAATGCCATATCGAAACAATCTCAAAATCTTCGGAGTGGAATGGAACTTCTTAGAATAATCCTTCTCTAAAAATAG from Candidatus Marinimicrobia bacterium CG08_land_8_20_14_0_20_45_22 encodes the following:
- a CDS encoding phosphohydrolase, with translation MNEEVKMNKKFIVDFQENETISSYFCVLTKSLKKTKDGKDYISLELTDKTGKIDAKIWDRAAEFNDKFYQGDAVAVKGQIVSYNDLPQIKIDLIRQASEEIDKSHGFDLSDLIPITSKDINQMWSDVQETIESISEESLKLLARSVYQKYETQLKRHPGSMVLHHAYLGGLLEHVHSMCNLAFHVCDTYPELNRDLVLTGILLHDIGKLVELKFTTVGSYSDEGYLLGHIVIGRDMLREAAAQIANFPERLLLKLEHIILSHHGKLEWQSPREPLFPEALIVYYIDEIDTRLFQMKHEIEADSSDGNWTSRNNYFKRSLYKGE
- a CDS encoding saccharopine dehydrogenase; translated protein: MKKVLVLGAGLVSKPLVRYLLDIPEFTVKVATRTVNKAEKLIAGHPRGTALALNVNDTDQLKNLVKECDLAISLLPYTYHVKVAEMCIEYKKHLVTTSYISPAMKALDAQAKSAGVLLLNETGVDPGIDHMSAMRIIHGVEKKGGKIVSFRSYCGGLPAPEANTNPFGYKFSWSPRGVLMAGRNDAKFMEDGKIVEIPGKNLFKNHKPLEVEGLGTFEIYPNRNSLPYIETYGLKDIKTMIRGTIRNIGWCDTLFCVAKLGLLSDEKRDDLKGMTFKKLLFTLINSDGCDARVELARFLSADATKQVLDNLEWLGLFSDEPLPEAEPTLLDVMTAQFLKLMSFGEKERDLIILIHEFIAEYPNDKKERITSTLIDFGIPGGDSSMARTVSLPAAIATRMILQGEIKLTGVHGPVLPEIYNPVLNELEKMNIVCKEKVFAL